One genomic region from Bacillus sp. SLBN-46 encodes:
- the ablA gene encoding lysine 2,3-aminomutase — protein MKQFLYKPSRYWKDIELWKDVTEEQWNDWLWQLTNTIRTLDDLKKVINLTPEEEEGVRISTKTIPLNITPYYASLMNPDDPRCPIRMQSVPISKEIYKTKYDLEDPLYEDEDSPVPGLTHRYPDRVLFLVTNQCSMYCRYCTRRRFSGQIGMGVPKKQLDAAINYIRQTPEVRDVLISGGDGLLINDNILEYILKNLREIDHVEIIRIGTRAPVVFPQRITENLCNILKKYHPIWLNTHFNTSIEITEDSKRACEMLANAGVPVGNQSVILAGINDSVPIMKRLMHDLVKIRVRPYYIYQCDLSEGIGHFRAPVSKGLEIIEGLRGHTSGYAVPTFVVDAPGGGGKIALQPNYLISQSPEKVVLRNFEGVITSYPEPENYIPGRAEGYFKEIYPEMEEKRSVAGIAGIMNDQHFNLVPEGLTRLNRRKDYNQDPTHTSLKDKRGKRDELKEKKFKAVTQKENGSSETQPIVDVMKE, from the coding sequence ATGAAGCAATTCCTATATAAACCAAGCAGATACTGGAAGGATATAGAACTTTGGAAAGATGTAACAGAAGAGCAATGGAACGATTGGCTCTGGCAACTAACAAATACGATTCGAACTTTAGATGACCTTAAGAAAGTAATCAATTTAACTCCAGAAGAAGAAGAGGGGGTACGAATTTCAACAAAAACAATCCCTTTAAATATTACACCTTACTATGCATCATTAATGAACCCAGATGACCCACGTTGTCCAATCAGAATGCAATCAGTCCCTATATCAAAAGAGATTTATAAAACAAAATATGATCTTGAAGACCCTCTGTATGAAGATGAAGATTCACCTGTCCCTGGATTAACTCACCGCTATCCCGATCGTGTTCTCTTTCTTGTCACCAATCAATGTTCGATGTATTGCCGTTATTGTACGAGGAGGCGCTTTTCAGGACAAATTGGAATGGGTGTTCCCAAAAAACAGCTGGATGCCGCCATTAACTATATTAGGCAAACACCAGAGGTACGTGATGTATTAATATCTGGCGGTGATGGGTTATTAATAAATGATAATATTTTAGAATATATCCTTAAGAATTTACGAGAAATTGACCATGTAGAAATAATTAGAATAGGGACTCGTGCACCTGTTGTTTTCCCACAACGAATTACTGAGAACCTTTGTAACATTCTAAAGAAGTATCATCCAATTTGGTTGAATACCCATTTTAATACATCTATTGAGATTACAGAAGATTCTAAGAGAGCTTGTGAAATGCTTGCCAATGCAGGTGTTCCTGTTGGTAACCAGTCTGTAATTCTAGCAGGCATTAATGACAGTGTTCCAATCATGAAGAGACTCATGCATGACCTTGTAAAAATTAGAGTACGCCCATACTATATTTATCAATGTGATCTTTCAGAGGGCATTGGACACTTCCGGGCACCTGTCTCGAAAGGACTTGAAATTATCGAGGGACTCCGTGGGCATACCTCAGGATATGCAGTACCTACCTTTGTTGTTGATGCACCTGGTGGGGGTGGGAAAATTGCGTTACAGCCCAATTATTTAATTTCTCAAAGTCCTGAAAAGGTCGTCCTACGTAATTTTGAGGGTGTGATTACTTCTTATCCTGAGCCGGAAAACTACATCCCTGGGAGAGCGGAAGGCTATTTTAAAGAAATTTATCCTGAGATGGAAGAAAAAAGATCTGTTGCGGGTATTGCTGGTATTATGAATGATCAGCATTTTAATCTTGTTCCAGAAGGCCTAACAAGACTAAACCGCCGTAAAGATTACAATCAAGATCCTACACATACTTCATTAAAGGATAAGCGGGGTAAACGAGATGAATTAAAAGAAAAAAAATTCAAAGCGGTTACCCAAAAGGAAAACGGAAGCAGTGAAACGCAACCTATTGTAGATGTTATGAAAGAATAA
- a CDS encoding YokU family protein — MKMECEWCASPNVDRIVDSVYWELPDGTRAIEISETPTYFCRDCSMTYQSEVIVKEIENHLFLIDCKQVTKVITFEDLMKIPRMLKRNYFDFSS, encoded by the coding sequence ATGAAAATGGAATGTGAATGGTGTGCTAGTCCAAACGTAGATAGAATTGTAGACTCGGTATACTGGGAATTACCCGATGGGACGAGAGCAATCGAGATTTCAGAAACTCCTACCTATTTCTGTCGAGATTGTTCTATGACTTACCAAAGTGAGGTAATAGTAAAGGAGATAGAAAATCACTTATTCTTAATTGATTGCAAACAGGTTACTAAAGTAATTACCTTTGAGGACTTAATGAAAATACCAAGGATGTTGAAAAGGAATTATTTTGATTTTTCCTCATAA
- a CDS encoding YozE family protein yields the protein MSKSFYHFLMKYRHPAPKDHISLFANHAYMDHSFPKSSKDYHELSSYLELNGQYLESMSIFDEAWQLYINAESKN from the coding sequence ATGAGTAAATCCTTTTATCATTTTTTAATGAAATATAGACATCCGGCACCAAAAGATCATATTAGTTTATTTGCAAACCATGCCTATATGGACCATAGCTTTCCGAAATCCTCAAAGGATTACCACGAACTCAGTTCCTACTTAGAACTAAATGGTCAATATTTAGAGTCAATGTCTATTTTTGATGAGGCATGGCAGCTTTATATTAATGCTGAAAGCAAAAATTAA
- a CDS encoding YozD family protein, whose protein sequence is MREIEVFIDTEEIAEFFFHELVKRGYVPSEEELEELADITFEYLIEKSIIDEEVQDD, encoded by the coding sequence ATGAGAGAAATTGAAGTATTTATAGATACTGAAGAAATTGCCGAATTTTTCTTTCATGAGCTTGTAAAAAGGGGATACGTTCCTAGTGAAGAGGAATTAGAGGAATTAGCCGATATTACTTTTGAATATTTAATTGAAAAGAGTATTATCGATGAGGAAGTACAGGATGATTAG
- a CDS encoding protein kinase domain-containing protein, with translation MLRKFTLFISKMMEKPLPIDEVIADRYMVVEYLGSGSYGHSYLVFDFLSKQNKVLKSLRYHKRITQSGRKGFELEKELLSSINHPGFPKYFEDGTFKNIPYYTMEYINGKNFEQLIFHEGKKFTETEAFKFADELLQYIEFLHGHNIIHRDIRIPNVIFDGTRIRLIDLGLGRYLKPKDGDPQKIEDVRKQINYQADFYGLGHFLLFLLYSNFTFEDDRKEKSWEEELDITVEAKQIIRRLLQIESAYDQCAQIRADIKNFI, from the coding sequence ATGCTTAGGAAATTTACTTTATTTATTTCCAAGATGATGGAGAAGCCACTGCCTATTGATGAGGTTATTGCTGATCGATATATGGTAGTGGAGTATCTCGGAAGTGGAAGCTACGGACATAGTTATTTAGTTTTTGATTTCTTAAGCAAACAGAATAAAGTATTAAAATCCCTTCGATATCATAAGAGAATAACCCAATCTGGAAGAAAGGGATTTGAACTAGAAAAAGAATTATTAAGCTCGATTAATCATCCAGGATTTCCTAAATATTTTGAGGACGGCACCTTTAAAAACATTCCCTATTATACAATGGAATATATTAATGGTAAGAATTTTGAACAGCTTATTTTTCACGAAGGTAAGAAATTCACTGAAACAGAAGCTTTTAAGTTTGCAGATGAATTACTACAGTACATTGAATTCTTGCATGGCCATAACATCATTCATAGAGACATTCGCATTCCTAATGTAATTTTTGATGGAACGAGAATTCGCCTGATAGATTTAGGATTAGGAAGGTATCTTAAACCGAAAGATGGAGATCCACAAAAAATAGAAGATGTTAGGAAGCAAATTAACTACCAAGCAGATTTTTATGGGCTTGGCCATTTTCTTTTGTTTCTCCTATATTCGAACTTTACTTTCGAAGATGACAGGAAGGAAAAAAGCTGGGAAGAAGAACTAGATATCACAGTAGAAGCAAAACAAATCATTAGAAGGCTCTTGCAGATAGAATCCGCGTATGATCAATGCGCACAAATAAGAGCTGATATAAAAAATTTCATTTAA
- a CDS encoding sporulation protein, translated as MSFFDKVFASVGIGAASVDTKLEKDTYMPGETVQGVVEIKGGKVEQQIDEIYLSLNTTYLKESDDRKYNVTATIDRFRLTTPFTTRSNERKEIPFTFQLPYDTPLSIGRSKVWVTTGLDIKGGVDPSDKDYLKVIPNQLMSAVFNAVDNLGFRIREADCEEAPRRLRGRLPFVQEFEFVPTSGLFRGKLDELEVVFLSSGNGTLDLMFQVDRRAKGLSGLFSEAMGMDETNVRLTVSNADIPNLQQKIQSVIQRYS; from the coding sequence ATGTCTTTCTTTGACAAAGTATTTGCTAGCGTAGGTATTGGTGCTGCATCAGTGGACACAAAACTAGAAAAAGACACTTATATGCCTGGAGAAACAGTACAAGGGGTTGTTGAAATTAAGGGTGGAAAGGTTGAACAGCAAATAGATGAGATTTATCTTTCACTCAATACAACTTATTTAAAAGAGTCAGATGATCGAAAATATAACGTAACTGCTACCATCGACCGATTTCGTCTAACTACACCTTTTACAACCAGGTCCAATGAAAGAAAGGAAATTCCGTTTACCTTCCAGTTGCCGTATGATACACCATTATCTATTGGCAGGTCAAAAGTGTGGGTAACAACAGGACTGGATATAAAAGGCGGGGTGGACCCGAGTGATAAGGATTATTTAAAGGTAATTCCTAATCAATTAATGTCTGCTGTTTTTAACGCGGTAGATAATTTAGGCTTTAGAATTAGAGAAGCGGACTGTGAAGAAGCACCACGACGCTTACGAGGCAGGTTACCCTTCGTTCAAGAATTTGAATTTGTCCCAACATCAGGGCTATTTCGTGGTAAATTAGATGAGTTAGAAGTGGTGTTTTTATCTTCAGGTAATGGCACACTAGATTTGATGTTCCAAGTGGATCGACGTGCAAAGGGACTTTCAGGATTATTCTCAGAAGCGATGGGAATGGATGAAACGAACGTAAGATTAACTGTATCTAACGCAGATATCCCTAATTTACAACAAAAAATCCAGAGTGTAATACAAAGATACTCATAA
- a CDS encoding YodL domain-containing protein encodes MIRVLTRKPCIKYDVTIFQTPKYRENKGYKQVYRTTIPAAGREQCLEETFSRFNVTDRIPSNYKGRFLSTGDIILIDEGRGGQHYYQLQTGGWTPINRIMIR; translated from the coding sequence ATGATCAGAGTATTAACGAGAAAGCCCTGTATTAAATATGATGTGACGATCTTTCAAACTCCAAAGTACCGTGAAAATAAAGGTTATAAACAGGTCTATAGAACGACCATTCCTGCTGCTGGCCGCGAACAATGCTTGGAAGAAACCTTTAGTCGCTTTAATGTTACTGACAGAATACCTTCAAATTATAAAGGAAGATTTCTCTCGACCGGTGACATTATATTAATTGATGAGGGGCGAGGCGGTCAGCACTATTATCAGTTACAAACTGGCGGATGGACCCCAATTAATAGAATAATGATACGTTAA
- the deoD gene encoding purine-nucleoside phosphorylase has translation MSVHIGAKENEIAETVLLPGDPLRAKYIAETFLEDAKCYNEVRNMFGYTGTYKGKRISVQGTGMGVPSISIYVNELMQSYNVQNLIRVGTCGAIQKDVKVRDVILAMTSSTDSNMNRLTFGHVDFAPCADFDLLKKAYDAGVEKGLNLKVGNIFTADSFYNDNAELEKWAKYQILAIEMETTALYTLAAKFNRKALSVLTVSDHILTGEETTAEERQLTFNDMIEVALEAATK, from the coding sequence ATGAGCGTACATATTGGTGCAAAAGAAAATGAAATTGCAGAAACGGTCTTGCTGCCTGGGGATCCGCTGAGAGCGAAATATATTGCAGAAACCTTTTTAGAGGATGCTAAATGTTATAACGAAGTAAGAAATATGTTTGGTTACACAGGAACTTACAAAGGAAAAAGGATTTCAGTTCAAGGAACTGGAATGGGTGTTCCGTCTATTTCTATTTATGTAAACGAACTCATGCAAAGCTATAATGTGCAGAACTTAATAAGAGTAGGTACGTGCGGGGCGATCCAAAAGGATGTAAAAGTAAGGGATGTTATCCTTGCTATGACAAGTTCTACTGACTCGAATATGAATCGTCTAACTTTTGGACATGTTGATTTTGCACCTTGTGCCGATTTTGACTTACTTAAAAAGGCATATGATGCTGGAGTCGAAAAGGGACTTAATTTAAAAGTTGGGAATATCTTTACTGCAGATTCTTTTTATAATGATAATGCAGAACTTGAAAAATGGGCCAAGTATCAGATTTTGGCCATTGAAATGGAAACGACAGCATTATATACGTTAGCAGCCAAATTTAATCGTAAAGCTCTTTCTGTGCTAACTGTTAGTGATCATATTCTAACAGGAGAAGAAACTACAGCAGAAGAAAGACAATTAACTTTTAATGATATGATTGAGGTAGCTTTAGAGGCTGCCACTAAGTAA